A window of the Brassica oleracea var. oleracea cultivar TO1000 chromosome C1, BOL, whole genome shotgun sequence genome harbors these coding sequences:
- the LOC106302427 gene encoding uncharacterized protein LOC106302427, which produces MLSLVIFAELLCEYTTALTKIAAGIIPRRSNDRRRDIRIGCLSLPRPSSSPVPDFSTHLVDF; this is translated from the coding sequence ATGCTTTCACTAGTGATATTTGCTGAGTTACTTTGCGAGTACACCACTGCTCTCACCAAAATAGCTGCCGGAATCATTCCTCGACGTTCCAATGATCGCCGGAGAGATATCCGCATCGGCTGTCTCTCCTTGCCTCGTCCTTCCTCGTCACCTGTTCCGGACTTCTCCACACATCTCGTTGACTTTTGA
- the LOC106298897 gene encoding uncharacterized protein LOC106298897 has translation MVRTKRTNNTTRETTITKRRKKLAKEEEEEEEDDTPLTGIFCLKQRQDMKIFEDKEDCFILDFDPNDSFDSEKLSSSENPESDDDVAIVHEKGQVACRDYPHPRHLCLKYPFGSTNHQLHCNNCYCYVCDVAAPCPHWTPVAYESHCEASAERRWNRLRELHRK, from the exons ATGGTGAGGACGAAGCGAACCAATAATACTACACGGGAGACGACGATCACCAAGAGAAGAAAGAAGCTCGCTAAGGAAGAAGAAGAAGAAGAAGAAGACGATACACCTCTCACGGGCATCTTCTGTCTTAAACAAAGACAAGACATGAAGATCTTCGAGGACAAAGAGGATTGCTTTATCCTCGATTTCGATCCCAACGATTCGTTTGACTCAGAGAAGCTCTCCTCCTCTGAAAACCCAGAAAGTGACGATGACGTGGCGATTGTCCATGAGAAAGGCCAG GTGGCTTGTAGGGATTACCCACACCCAAGGCATCTCTGCTTGAAATATCCATTTGGATCAACCAATCACCAACTCCATTGTAACAAC TGCTACTGTTATGTATGTGATGTGGCTGCGCCTTGCCCACATTGGACGCCTGTTGCTTACGAATCGCATTGTGAAGCATCGGCGGAAAGAAGGTGGAACCGTTTACGGGAGCTTCACCGCAAGTAA
- the LOC106332435 gene encoding glutathione S-transferase T3-like has translation MEPFSFNSPGFVNLLASQSSPPIDVDSAEAVGNSPGLVKPLERRKWVVKEDLVLISAWLNTSKDPIVANEQKAGAFWKRIEEYFNSSPQLIGAVPREWGQCKQRWGRVNEQVCKFVGCNEAALKEQTSGQNENDVMKASHDIFLNDYNNKFTLEHCWRELRFDQKWRSHALSVKRKEACPEVVPDDEEVRPPGVKASKAAKRKRDGNEAAYDQIQTMLSLKNNISKQKILDRLLGKNEETLSDQEKSLKNKLIGEML, from the coding sequence ATGGAACCTTTCTCCTTCAACTCTCCCGGGTTTGTTAACCTTTTAGCTTCGCAGAGCAGTCCACCAATAGACGTTGACTCTGCTGAGGCAGTTGGTAACTCGCCCGGGTTAGTTAAACCTTTGGAAAGGAGAAAGTGGGTAGTCAAAGAAGACCTTGTGCTCATTAGCGCTTGGTTGAACACGAGCAAGGATCCCATAGTCGCTAATGAGCAGAAGGCAGGGGCGTTTTGGAAGAGAATAGAGGAGTATTTCAACTCAAGCCCTCAGCTCATTGGCGCCGTTCCTAGAGAATGGGGTCAATGTAAGCAGAGGTGGGGAAGGGTGAATGAGCAGGTGTGCAAGTTTGTGGGTTGCAATGAAGCCGCTTTGAAGGAGCAGACGAGCGGCCAAAATGAGAATGATGTCATGAAAGCTTCACATGACATCTTCTTAAATGACTATAACAATAAGTTCACACTTGAACATTGCTGGAGGGAGCTGAGGTTTGATCAGAAATGGAGGTCACACGCGTTGTCGGTGAAGAGGAAGGAAGCATGTCCGGAGGTGGTGCCTGACGATGAAGAGGTGAGGCCTCCTGGTGTAAAGGCGAGCAAAGCAGCCAAGCGCAAGAGGGACGGGAATGAAGCAGCTTATGATCAAATACAAACCATGCTATCTCTGAAAAATAACATTTCGAAACAAAAGATCCTTGATCGTCTCCTTGGCAAAAATGAGGAGACTCTTTCTGATCAAGAAAAATCCCTTAAGAATAAACTAATTGGTGAAATGCTTTGA